AGGCTGAGATTGTCCACAAAGTTTGGACCTGAGGGGGCATCTGGAGATGGCAGGTCCTTGGTGGTGAAGATGGAGCGCTCCCAAAGCGGAGCGAAGTGCTCCAACGCGGGAAAGGGCACGGGATGTTCGTTCTTTTTTTGCGGCTCCTGGGCAGATGCGCACACAGCCATCATTGCCGTCCCGAATGCCAGAAGCTGAAGGTGAAGTGGTTTCATGGCTTAGTGGGCTTTGCTGACCTTGGGCGTGGATTTCTCGCGGTAGAACTGGGTGAACTCGACCTCGGCATTGATGGTTTTGTTGGTGCCGCTGGGATTGATCTGCATGCGGGTGATGCCGATGAAACTGTTGGGCTGCTGGAGTGCATGGAGCCAGGTGAAGAAGGCCCGCTCCTGAACACTGGCCAGGGTGATCTTGACCGTGGCCTTGTCAAAGTAGCCGAGGTTTTCCTCCAGCGGCAAGCCGTCTGGGCCGAGCACGCGAGCTTCTTCGATGAACTCCTTGCCACCGATGGTGAGACTGAGCTTTTCAGCCTCGGCGCTCACCGCTTCGAGCAGTTTGGCCGAAGCCTCCTGACGGCTGGCAAAATTGGGGCAGTGCTCCTCCAGCCAGCCGTACTTGTCCGCCCAGTCCGCGCCTTGGGAGATGGCGAGGTTCATCTCGCCCAGGCGGTCACGCAAGGTGTCGTTCTCCTCACGAATGGCCATGTAATTATTAAAAGCGTACATGAGTCCTCCGCCGCCTACGATGGCGAGGAAAAGGAAGGCGAAGACGCCGAGCAGAATTTTCTCGCTCTTCTTCATTCTGCCGCTCCTCCTTTCAGCTCAAAGGTGGCGCTGTTGTCGCTGGCGATGACGGGAGGCGGGCCGTTGAGTTCGAACGATGCGAGTGCCTCGGTCTCCTTAAGGGCCTGGGTGTACTCCAGCGCGAGAGATGCACTGGGCATGCGCCCGCGAATGTTCATGCGATCAGGAGTCCACTCCCAATGAGTGATGGACGCCTCCTTGGAGGCGGCGGGCTCCATGCAGTGCAGCAGGATCTGCTGCGGCCATGAAGTGGGATCCACCGCAGGCGAGACCTCGCGCCATGCCTTTTTGTGGTCCATGACCTTTGAGGAGCGAGGCGTGAGGTTGGCGACTTTCTCGCGCAGCATGTTGCGCTCCTGAAGGACAAGAGATGTCATCGTGGCCACGACGGCGATGGCTGCGGCGATCAGCGTGCCAGCAGCCAGGGCGATGAAGCGGGTCTTGGCGCGGCCCGTCTGACTCTGACGCTCGGCAATGATGTCCTGCGGCATGAGCTTGCAGGAGCCACGCTCGGGCATGGTGGGGGCGGGCATCTCGCAGCGATAAGCCGTGAGACCAGTGACGCGCTGGATCTGGGCGGTGTCGCCTTCATCGATCCAGAGCACGAGACTTTCCAGCCTGCCCAGCACGCCCTGAAAGCCGAGTTGGAGGCAGATGTTGTTAAGCTCCGCGAGCGCGTTGGTGTCGAGTTTGCTGGCGGAGAGAGGGGTGCAGTAGATGAGCTGGGAGCCGCTGGTGATGGCCACGACGAGGCGGCCGAGTTCGCGAAAAATGGTGAGGCTGTTGTGCACCAGCGGGTAGCACAGGGCGTGCAGCGTGACCTCGTCTGGAAGACGCGCCGTGTCAGAGAGCGGCACAGGCAGGTCTTTGAGCGCCAGGATGCGTGTGAGGTATGCCCCTTCTTTTCCCTGCATCTCACGCACCTGCACGGTGGCCTCGTCATCAGCGGCCTTGATACCCAGGCGCTCCAGATGCAGCAGCGCCATGCTGCGCAGATGCTCCGGCTGGCCTTTGAGCCAGGCGGGCAGCGCCCAGAAATGCATGGCAGGCAGAGCCAGCACGCGACGCGCGGCTTCCTTGCCAAAACGGGCGCCCTCGGCGCTGTGCTCCGCCTGCAGCACGCATGCACCGGCTTCCACACCCATCCAGCTCTGCCAGATGTGTGTGCCAGGAATCAGCAGTTCACAGGTAGGTTTACGTGTTTTTGCCATGAGCGGGGATTTCGCCACGCCAGACGGCCCTGCCGTCCTGCGTGATCAGGATGAGTTTGCGCTGCAGAGGACCCAGGGCTCCGACGCTCTCGATGCGACGGATGGGGCCTGCGAATTGAATCCAATGGGTAAGCTGCTCGACGGTCTGTGGATGAAATACTCCCAAGAGCTGCGCCACCTGCGGGACGCTGCTGAGCCGCACATCGTCCTGGGTATGCTGCACGCCATCGCGTCCAGCGCGCAGAGTCAGCAGCGGGGTGAGGCGCTCCATAGGTACATCTGCCAGCAGGGCGATGAGCTCCGGGCGTGCGTCATTCACATCGACCCGGCCGTCGCCATAAACGGTGAACCACTCGCGCCAGTCCGGGCGCTCGATGTTGACGACGTCCATGCCGCGCACATGCAGCATCTCCTCGACCTCCTTGAAGGGACGATTGAAGGGCATGCCTTCGTATCCCATCTTCTGGTAGTCGCGCTTTTCGGCGCCATTGAGACTCACATGGCTGTCGGCGTCCACCCAGTCTTTGAGGGCGTCGCACAGGGCGGAGACAAATTCGGGTTTGAAGCCCCAGGCGGTGAAGAGGCGACGGAGCAGCACCTTGTCACCGGTTTGAATGAGATGATTGATGTTCAGCCGAGCCTCCTCGGCCACGAGCTTGACGTTGTAGCCGCCGCCATTGTCGGCGCTGAAGTGAAGCAGAGGATCGTCCTCCTTGATGGCCGGATGGCGTGCCACCTCGATGCCCATCTCGGCGTAGCGCTTGGCAAAAATGCGCCCGCGCATCATGCGGGTGAACTGAGAGTCCGCCTGCAGCGATTTGGCTCCGGCAAACATGACCATGCCGAGGATGGCAATCATCCAGAAAACCACGATGAGGGCTGAGCCGCGCTGCGATGATGAATAACGAATAACGAATGCCGAAGGAACGACAAAGCCGCCGCCTGATCCTGTGGATCGGCGTGTCGTGGCTTCGGTCATTGGAAGTTCTATCGTCATTCTTATTTTATCACTGCGGCCCGGCAGGAGCTGCCTGAGGCGTGCTCACCTGGGCGAGGTCATTGGCTATCCAAAAAGTGTATTCGTGCTCACGGGGATCGGCATTGAAGGCAAACTTGAGCTTCATGAAGAGAGGAGGCTGCGGGTTCTTTTTGGGATCCCAGCTGGTGAACCACTTCTTTTCCACCGGCTCATAGAACTGCCATTGCATCTGCTTGAGCCCTTCGAGAACCGGCAGCTCAGCGATGAGGTCATATTCTCCCGGTGTGCGTGCCTTGGGGTTGATCTTGAAATGACGCACCATGAGGCTGAGGTCTTTACTCTCCCGATTGCGCACGACGCCGAACTCGACGGCATCAGCCAGGGACAGCTGGCGCTGCCAGGCGAAGGGCATGTGGCCACCGGCAATGAAGAGATTTCCCGAAGCACCACGGGCCACCTTCTCCAGGCCTGCAGAGATCTGCACGCCAGGATCCATGGTTTCAAAATAGTCGCGCCACTGGGTGACGAAATTGCTGATACGCGTCTCCGCCACACGGGCGGTGCTCATGGATTTGCCAAGCTGCAGCGCGGCATTGGCCACGCCATAGACGGCGCTCAGAATGAACCCGATGAGCGCCATGGCCATGATGACCTCGATCAGCGTGAACGCGGCCTTAGATGGGACTGCGGGGCGAATACACATAGGTTTCCATGCTGCGTTTCATGCGCCGCGTGCGCCCGTCTTGGATCCATGCTTCGGCGCGGATGCGAAACATGTGGTCGAGCTCGACCTTGTCTTTGGTGATGAGTTTGACCTTTTCGATCGTGGCGCTGGCGTCGATGTGGTCAGCCGTGGGATGGAAGGAGATGCTGGCCGCCTTGAACTCGGGCTGATGCGCCACCTCGGCCAGCACGGATTCCAGCACGCGCAGCACCTGCGCCTCCTGGCGCGCGGAGGTGGACGCTTTGGCGATCTCCTCGATGGCGCGAGTCATGCTGACGGCCACGAGCGAGAACAGCGCAAGTGCGAGGATGATTTCGAACAGGGCGAAACCATGCGCAGCGGAGGATGTGCGAGTGTGTTTCATCCGTTGACCTGAATGGATTTGCGCCGGGCGCAGGCGGTGAGAGGATCGAAGCCGATCTCGATCTGCCCTGCGGGTCCGCTGATGCGGACTTCAATAGGCTCACAGATGCCGGTAGGACTGAACTCCCAGGCCTCGCCACGGCGGGGTTTGCGGAAGGCGGATTCGCCATAGCGACGCACCAGCAGCATGCCGCCAAACTCATCCCCTGCCCCAAAAGCACCGCTGGTAAGATCCATGCGCACAGTCTGCTGGCTGTTGAGCGCCTGCATCAAATTCTGGCGAGCCGTGGTTTCAATGACGGCGGCTGCGCGGCGCAACTGGTCCTCCGCACGCACGCCCGAGATGCTGACAGCAGCAATGCCGATGATCAGCAGCGTGAGCGCCATGGCAACGATGATCTCAAGCAGAGTGAAACCCGCAGGATGCGAACGACCAAAGCCGCGCTGAAGATTCAGCACGGCTGGTGTCGGATTCGCAATGTTTCTGACCTTGGTCATTCGGGTGTCATCATCTGGCATTCATCAGTTGTCCCAGCTGCCGATGTCGTCGGCATTGTCAGCGACGCCGTCCGGTCCGGCGGAATAGACATCGAAACCGGTCTTGTCTTTGACGCCGGGACGGCGGTAGTGATAGGCATTGCCCCAGGGATCGATGGGCAGCTTTTTGAGCTTGGGGCTCCAGCTCTGGGGAGCTGGGCGGCTGGTGGGTTTTTCCACGAGTGCGGAGAGGCCCTGGTCGGTGGTGGGCAGCACCATGTTGTCCACTTCATAGGCACGCAGCGCTGAGGTGATAGTGCTGATGTTTCCCTTGGCGGTGGTTTTCTTGCCGCCTTCAAGCACGCCGCCATAGTTGACGATGGCAGCGCCCACCAGGAGCGCCACGATGGCGAGCACGAGGATCATCTCGACGAGGGTGAAACCGGAAGCCGGATTGCGAGGCTGGAGCTGAGTGTATTTCATGAGGTGGTGTGGATGAAAGGCAGCGGCTATTTGTTGATGCTGGAAATGGTCTGGAAGATGGTGGTCATCATGAGGTAGGCCATGGTGCCCACCATGCCGGCCATGAGGCAAACGATGACGGGTTGGATGAGCGCGGCGAGGGTGTCGATCTTTTTGCCCAACTCGCGGTCAAAGCGCTCTGCGGCACGGGACAAAGCACCGGACATGTCTCCGGTTTGCTCACCCACATTCACCATGTCGATGAGAAGAGGCGGAAACTGGCCGCTGCGATCCAGTGCACGGGAGAGGGCCACACCTTCGGCCACATGACGCATGACGCCTTCAAACTCGCGGCGCAGGTGGGGATTGTCAGTGGCTTCGTGGGTCAGCTGCATGGCCTGCACCATGGTCAGGCCATTGCCGAGGAGGTTGGCCATTGTCTCCAGAAACTGCACGTAAAAGCGGGCGCGAAAGATGCTGCCGAACAGCGGGAGGCGGAGCTTGAACCGAGCCCACGGAATGGCGGACTCTGGACGAGAGATCCAGGCCTTGACGAGAATAAACGCAGCCGTGCCACCTAGCAGGACCATCCACCAATAGCTTTTAAAGGCATCGCTGAACCTGAGGATGATCTGCGCAGCCATGGGCAGCGAGCCGCCGGTGGAGTCGAGCATCTCGGTGAGCTTGGGAATGAGATACACGACAAACAGCAGCGTCACCGCCACGGCAGCGACGATGAGGAAGGCCGGATACATCAGCGCGGAGAGCACCTTGGACTTCAGCGCCTGCAGGGAGCGCATGTACTGAGCCTGACGTTTCAGGACAATGCTGAGCGATCCGCTGGCCTCCCCTGCTGAAACTAGGGCGCAGAAAAGCCTGCCAAAGCTGGGGCTAGTGGCAGCGATGGCTTTGGAGAAAGCCATGCCATCACGCACCTTGCCACGCAGCACGGTGGCGAGAGTCTTGATGCCGGAGAGTTCACGACGACGCTCCATGGTGGCCAGAGCGGGCTCCAGCTGGATGCCTGCACCGACGAGGTCGGCCAGCTCCTCAATGAAGAGCACGACCTGCGGCAGCTTCAGTTTGATCGGGCCGGAGATCGTCTCCGGGACCGACGCTGCCGTCTGCCTGGCTTTGGCAGAGCTGCCAGCGGCAGTCTTCATTTCTCCTGCAGCCTCCAGCTTGAAGGGCTGGATCTTTTTCTTTCCTAGCAGAGCAAAGGCCTCGCTGCGATCAGACGCGCTCAGCTCCCCGGTGATGACACCGGAAGGGCCTTGGGCGCTGTAAACGAAGGTGGGCATGGCTTAGGCTGCGAGGCGGGCTGGAATCAGAGGCACGGTTGAAGACTGCGGTGTGTGATTGCGGTCAGTGGCAGCGGTGACGCTGAGGACCTCCTCGATGGTGGTCTCTCCGCTGAGCACTTTCTGAAAGCCGTAGCCGCGCATAGGAATGTAGCCATCCTTCACCGCCTGCTTGAGAAACTCTGCGGGATGAGCGCGGCTGTTGATGAGGTGCTGGAGCGCATGTGTTACGAGGCACACCTCGTAGATGGAAAGGCGGCCCTGAAATCCACTGCCACGACAGGCCTCGCAGCCCACACCGCGCATGATCTGGCCTTTGAGGTGCGAAGGGAAGCCGATGGATTTGAGATAGTCCGCCTCCACCTCTGCTGGGGCCTTGCAAGAGGGGCAGAGCTTACGCACCAGGCGCTGGGCAAAGAAGGCACGCACCGCGCTGGAGACGAGGAAGGGCTCCACCCCCATGTCAATGAGACGGGTGATGCCGCCAATGGCGTCATTGGTGTGCAGCGTGCTGAAAACAAGGTGACCGGTGAGGGCTGCGCGCACGGCGATCTCGGTGGTCTCCAGGTCGCGCATTTCCCCGATCATGACCACGTTGGGGTCTCCACGCAGGATGCTGCGCAAGCCGGTGCTGAAGGTGAGGCCGATCTCCGGTTTGACCGCGATCTGCACGATGCCTGGCATCTTGTACTCCACCGGGTCTTCGATGGTGACGATGCGACGGTGGGTCTGGTTCAGCTCGGTGAGGAAGGCGTAGAGCGTGGTCGATTTACCACTGCCTGTGGGGCCTGTGATGAGGACAATGCCATTGGGCAGCTTGAGCAGTTCATCCACCACAGGACGGATGTTATCCGTGAGTCCGAGGCGATTCACTGTGACCTGCTGCTGGGCCAGCAGACGCAGGCTGACGCTCTCGCCTTCCACAGACGGGATGGTGGCCACGCGGACGTCGATGGCCATGCCGTCGAGTTCGAGATTGATGCGCCCATCCTGCGGCAGGCGTTTTTCCGCGATGTCGAGACGTGCCATTATCTTGAGGCGAGCGATCACGGAGGCTTGAAGAGACTTGATGTTTTCCGGTACTGGCAGCTCTTCCAGGCGGCCGTCGATACGGTAGCGGATGCGCAGGTGATTCTGCTGCGGCTCCACGTGAATGTCCGTGGCGCGCTGCTCCAGACCACGGCGGATGATTTGATTCACAAAACGGACCACCGAGGCCTCCTCGTCCTCGGGTTCATCCAGCACGGTGACTTCATCGCGCAGATCTTCCGCACCCCAGTCGGCACGACCACGCAGGATCTTCTCAAAGGTATCTGCACCGAGACCGTAGAGTTTTTGCAAACCTTCCACGATGCGGGTGCGCAGCCCCACGTGCCAGACAACGGGCATGGTCAGACTGGCGGCCACGCGCTGATGCGCCACTAGGCTGAGCGGATCAAAGGTGGCGATGTGCAACGTGCGCCCCGCTTCTGTTCCATCATCGCTCTTCGTTTCTTCGGTAAAGATGGGCAGCAGGCGGTGGCGAAGGGCTATCTCTGCTGGCAGCAGGCGACGCAGCCCCTGCTCTGCTGGCTGCTCTTCCTCCTTAGGCTCCCACCATGGCAGGCTCAGAGTCTTGGCCAGTGCGGAAAGGAAATCGCGCTCGCGCACACCTTCACAATCCAGCACGGCATCCACAAAAGACGTTTGATTGAAGCATGCCTCCTCCACCGCCTGCCGCACGGCAGGAAGATCGGCACAACCCGAGTCTTTCAGGATCTGATCGATGAGTGGAAGCATGTGTCTAGCTGGCTAAATCCAGCCTTATAATACCATATATTTATGGTTTTTTATAGAAATGGCAAGTTTTTAATACCCCCAAACCATTTATATCCCCTGAAAGTCAATATTTGACCGCTAACCTAGACCTCCAAATGAGGGTAATATCAGGCTCCAAGAGCTTGCTGACAAAAAGAGTGATGGGGTAACCTAATGAGCCTTATTGAGGCATTCAGCTCGGCCAGAAGAATACCGGTATGGAGCACCACACCGAAGACCAGCAAGAGCCCCAGTCTTCGGTTGGAAAAACATGCGCCCCAGGGAGCACCTGGGACTGCATGCAACATGCCTATTTTGCTGTTCCCTGTGCCCCAAGAATCTGCGCCACCATCGAGTCCAGAGTGCCGTTTTTGATGGCGATCACCCCTTTGGGGTCGATGAGGTAGAGAGTCGGGAAGTTGCGCAGATTGTAGAGAGTGGTGTTGGGACCGCTGCTGGTGTTGTCGAGGATGTTGCGGAAGCCCACCTTGTAATCAGCCAGCGCTTTTTTGGCCTCGGTCTCGATGTCGGTGTTCACCCCGATGACCACGCCGTTCTTGTCTTTGAGCTGCTCGGCCGCCTGATTCATCAGCGGCAGAGTACCGTGGCAGGCGTGGCACCAGCCACCCCAGAAGATGACGATGACGTATTTGCCGCGGTAGTCGCTGAGCTTGAAGTTGACACCGTCGGCGTCCTTGCCCTCGATTTCCGGAGCCTCGCAGCCGGGCTGCAGGTTGGTCATTTCAAAGAACATCTTGGCGGCGAAGTCCGAGAGCTTGAAGCCCTGGATGGTCACGTCCGCATAGTCGGCATAGAGCTTCTGGAAGCACTCCAGCGCTTTGGGCTTGGAGGCCTCGGCGGAAGCGCG
The sequence above is drawn from the Prosthecobacter vanneervenii genome and encodes:
- the gspG gene encoding type II secretion system major pseudopilin GspG produces the protein MKYTQLQPRNPASGFTLVEMILVLAIVALLVGAAIVNYGGVLEGGKKTTAKGNISTITSALRAYEVDNMVLPTTDQGLSALVEKPTSRPAPQSWSPKLKKLPIDPWGNAYHYRRPGVKDKTGFDVYSAGPDGVADNADDIGSWDN
- a CDS encoding PulJ/GspJ family protein, which produces MKHTRTSSAAHGFALFEIILALALFSLVAVSMTRAIEEIAKASTSARQEAQVLRVLESVLAEVAHQPEFKAASISFHPTADHIDASATIEKVKLITKDKVELDHMFRIRAEAWIQDGRTRRMKRSMETYVYSPRSPI
- a CDS encoding GspE/PulE family protein, producing the protein MLPLIDQILKDSGCADLPAVRQAVEEACFNQTSFVDAVLDCEGVRERDFLSALAKTLSLPWWEPKEEEQPAEQGLRRLLPAEIALRHRLLPIFTEETKSDDGTEAGRTLHIATFDPLSLVAHQRVAASLTMPVVWHVGLRTRIVEGLQKLYGLGADTFEKILRGRADWGAEDLRDEVTVLDEPEDEEASVVRFVNQIIRRGLEQRATDIHVEPQQNHLRIRYRIDGRLEELPVPENIKSLQASVIARLKIMARLDIAEKRLPQDGRINLELDGMAIDVRVATIPSVEGESVSLRLLAQQQVTVNRLGLTDNIRPVVDELLKLPNGIVLITGPTGSGKSTTLYAFLTELNQTHRRIVTIEDPVEYKMPGIVQIAVKPEIGLTFSTGLRSILRGDPNVVMIGEMRDLETTEIAVRAALTGHLVFSTLHTNDAIGGITRLIDMGVEPFLVSSAVRAFFAQRLVRKLCPSCKAPAEVEADYLKSIGFPSHLKGQIMRGVGCEACRGSGFQGRLSIYEVCLVTHALQHLINSRAHPAEFLKQAVKDGYIPMRGYGFQKVLSGETTIEEVLSVTAATDRNHTPQSSTVPLIPARLAA
- a CDS encoding type II secretion system minor pseudopilin; the encoded protein is MTEATTRRSTGSGGGFVVPSAFVIRYSSSQRGSALIVVFWMIAILGMVMFAGAKSLQADSQFTRMMRGRIFAKRYAEMGIEVARHPAIKEDDPLLHFSADNGGGYNVKLVAEEARLNINHLIQTGDKVLLRRLFTAWGFKPEFVSALCDALKDWVDADSHVSLNGAEKRDYQKMGYEGMPFNRPFKEVEEMLHVRGMDVVNIERPDWREWFTVYGDGRVDVNDARPELIALLADVPMERLTPLLTLRAGRDGVQHTQDDVRLSSVPQVAQLLGVFHPQTVEQLTHWIQFAGPIRRIESVGALGPLQRKLILITQDGRAVWRGEIPAHGKNT
- a CDS encoding type II secretion system F family protein gives rise to the protein MPTFVYSAQGPSGVITGELSASDRSEAFALLGKKKIQPFKLEAAGEMKTAAGSSAKARQTAASVPETISGPIKLKLPQVVLFIEELADLVGAGIQLEPALATMERRRELSGIKTLATVLRGKVRDGMAFSKAIAATSPSFGRLFCALVSAGEASGSLSIVLKRQAQYMRSLQALKSKVLSALMYPAFLIVAAVAVTLLFVVYLIPKLTEMLDSTGGSLPMAAQIILRFSDAFKSYWWMVLLGGTAAFILVKAWISRPESAIPWARFKLRLPLFGSIFRARFYVQFLETMANLLGNGLTMVQAMQLTHEATDNPHLRREFEGVMRHVAEGVALSRALDRSGQFPPLLIDMVNVGEQTGDMSGALSRAAERFDRELGKKIDTLAALIQPVIVCLMAGMVGTMAYLMMTTIFQTISSINK
- a CDS encoding peroxiredoxin family protein gives rise to the protein MKSLLILLLSVVSVLAQAPASPLATEIRAIIDEYENSVRANTQKLIAAATEEEKNKYRASIPSAGPYATKMMKLVQANLDQPDVVKGVNWLVTGAAGFPEGQEALKMLGSTFVDKPGIAEAVKQLEYHGLPAEPVLQAVIDKNKNRDERASALYALGAIHFKNFDASADRASAEASKPKALECFQKLYADYADVTIQGFKLSDFAAKMFFEMTNLQPGCEAPEIEGKDADGVNFKLSDYRGKYVIVIFWGGWCHACHGTLPLMNQAAEQLKDKNGVVIGVNTDIETEAKKALADYKVGFRNILDNTSSGPNTTLYNLRNFPTLYLIDPKGVIAIKNGTLDSMVAQILGAQGTAK
- a CDS encoding pilus assembly FimT family protein translates to MTKVRNIANPTPAVLNLQRGFGRSHPAGFTLLEIIVAMALTLLIIGIAAVSISGVRAEDQLRRAAAVIETTARQNLMQALNSQQTVRMDLTSGAFGAGDEFGGMLLVRRYGESAFRKPRRGEAWEFSPTGICEPIEVRISGPAGQIEIGFDPLTACARRKSIQVNG
- a CDS encoding prepilin-type N-terminal cleavage/methylation domain-containing protein — encoded protein: MCIRPAVPSKAAFTLIEVIMAMALIGFILSAVYGVANAALQLGKSMSTARVAETRISNFVTQWRDYFETMDPGVQISAGLEKVARGASGNLFIAGGHMPFAWQRQLSLADAVEFGVVRNRESKDLSLMVRHFKINPKARTPGEYDLIAELPVLEGLKQMQWQFYEPVEKKWFTSWDPKKNPQPPLFMKLKFAFNADPREHEYTFWIANDLAQVSTPQAAPAGPQ